The DNA sequence ACTAAGAATCAATAATACATGCAACATATCTGAAACAATGCAGAGGCAAATGCTCATCAGTTTCTTACCCAATTTGGTACCGACAAGAACTAATGGAACTCCTGGAGCAAAGTGTTGGAGTTCAGGGATCCACTGAGACTCAACAAGAAGAAGTCATACATAACATTAGAAATGACTTGACATTGTTACAAGTCTTATTGAGTTCAAAGAGAGATGCATGAAACAAaacctttttaaaaacattttcataGCTAGCTCGGCTGACCAATGAGAAAGACAAGACGAAAACATCTGCTCCTCTGTAACTTAAAGGCCTTAATCTGTTATAGTCTTCTTGCCctgcaaaacaaaacacaacccAAACAGGATCTTGGTCTATGCAACAATATCTCAAAtcaatcaaaagaaaagaaatgttGGTTACCAGCAGTATCCCATAGCCCTAAGTTCACAGTAGTTCCTTCAACTACAACGTTTGCACTAAAGTTGTCAAAAACCGTTGGTACATAGTCCTGTTTACAACCAATTCACAGTTTTGCATAAATCAACTCTAAAGAAAGATTGTTAGGAGAAAGAGAACACAAATATCTGGATCATAGTTCATGCATAATCCCCCTAGTAAAGGAGCTAACTTTGAATCACACAGATGAATTCTAAGAACCTTTAAGCAATAGGGAAGCTAAAATTTGACAAACCCAGAAAGATTTTCAgtaaaagattgaaactttcAAGAACATTCTGAAGAATCCAGATGTTGTTAGGAGAAACACAAAGCTGGATCTTAGTTCATGCATAATCCCTATAAAAAGGAGCTAACTTTGAATTACAAAGATGAATTCTAAGAACCTTTAGCAATAGGGAAGCTAAAATTTGACAAACCCAGAAAGATTTTCAGTAAAAGATTGGAACTTTCAAGTGAATCTGAGAAACCCAGATGAGATTCTTGATCAAAatttcagagagagagaggtgtaGTTAACGAACTACTCACAGTAGGGAACTTGTTGCTGGTGTGTAGCAGATGAGCATACAGGTTTTACCAACGGCACCATCACCAACAGTTACACATTTGATGAACTTTGAAGCACTTGAAGCCATTCTTCTTCTCTACAACACATTCACAAGAaataaaacagagagagagagataaaagtGAGGTGATGATTACTTTAATATGAGAGGAGTgagataattaatataaatgtgttTAAATGGGTGTTTGTTGGCTTTGTTTGAAGGAGCGGTGGTGAACTCACATGATGAGCATCCATCTTTTGCTTCTTGAGTTAATGACACAACACCAGTTGTTACAATACATATTATTACGCCACGGTAATAACCATTTACTATGCAGTCTTTAATAATAGTCACGTTGAGCAATAGTGACAAGTCAAGATGGCTGATGATGTCATTCATATCATATGTGCATGCACTAACATGTACTGTTGAATacatgtttttgttatttttgtgtttctcTCGGATATGCCATGTGAAATAGTATAGACTATAGAGCATAAAAACTTCTTCAATGGTGAGATACTCTTATAAGTATCAACCCAAATACAACAttggtttttttaattaaaatttgattatctatttatttaaaaaaaatctaaatcattATGACATGTGAAGATGGGcttctcaaaaagaaaaatattacatatctaATTTAAAAAACTTTTCTAGCATTTCCACACCATTTCCTTCTtttcaatattttcttttgttctcaTTGGATGATCCTTTAAAATACTCCTAATGTGGATGTTCTAGCTTATTATGAGTTTTATATAGAATTTTAGGATGTTTTATCATTAAACAAAACAGCTCCATAGAAAATCACTGAAACCAGCATTTCAACAAATACATTATACGAAAAgatttatcagtttttttttctgttaaaaaatatgtttatcaTGCTACTTgactattattataaataatgtttataattaaaatagaaaaatagtaTGGTATGCAactgtttatataatatttgttattttatttatacttgTAGAAAATGGCCTGGCCTTTTTGTGGACCtgtatattttcaaaaactttATCATGGAATTTACTCCATAATCAGTGGCGGATCCAGACCAATTATTGATGGGGGCACGTAactaacaaatatattaaattaatttaaataaaaaaataaatatatttaaatattaaatctgcaagaaaaaaataaacttcaaTTTTATTCAActcagaatttttttataaaatagttttataactATTTCTTTACAAATGTAACTAATCATATAGCATACTAttacaattaaaattaatttgaatatatataaaaagtagtCTTCAAATTTACACATTCAGAACAACATATCAATATCTTACAGAACTTGTTAAATCAATTAATCATATCATAAAGAACTAAACTCTAAAACATTAAATAAGACgtaaaaaaagattaaataaaaatgaatgtgAGTAATTAGTTTTTTCAGTAGCAATGCTAATgtctattattaaaaataaggaCCTAAAATGTGCTataaagttgaaatttaaaaatgaggtatatattataatggaAAGAACTATTAAACACACAAataagtgacaaaaaaaaacagacaaataaagaagacaaagaTATGCtaacacaaaaataataatatttacaataaataaaatgtaggGAAATCTCACTAATATTACCGTGAAGAAAGATATTGTAATAATGTAGTCATGTCATACAAGACATTAATATACACCAAAAGATAAAAGTAAAACCAGggaaaaagaagcaaaaagtTGGTTTCGAACCATGTACGAAGTCAACAGAAATGGAGAATCTTTACCAACTGTTCCACGAAATCATTAATAAATGTTTactaaataaaattgtaaaagtagttGGGGGCACGTGCCCCGTAGCTGATACTGTAGATCCGCCCCTGTCCATAATATAATGTAAACTCGACCAACAAGAGTTCGTTGGCAACAACCAGCAACAAAAATTCAAGAATCACAAAAGAATCATAGCAACTTTTATATATCGAACATTCTTACCAAATaattcatttttgtttgttaatagATACAGATTGTACAGTTatgctttagaaaataaaagtgCTGTTAATCGATATCacatgtgtttatatatataatgatttatagatggatttttttttttttgatttatagatGGAAGTTGGGGATCAAACCTTGTAAGGACATCTACCAAAAGCCGTAGCTCAATGATTAAcaaagttatataaatatataaagataagttAATTGTTGGAGTAATACCTACGACTCTATATATCGACGCAACCACCATGAATATGAAAATGCAAAAGTCTGTTAATTAGAGAGGTGTTGTTCACAAGGAGGACCACGGGGCTTGTTACTCTCTAGCTagttgaaaaatgtattttatttcaGTATTTTACAAGTCATTCCCACCAACacttccaaaaatatataataagaaattgCTGACTAATAATACAATAAAATGACAAAGCATGGATTTAATATGTCAAATAAACATACTTAATGAAACGAAAACTGCGAAATTAAACTAGTtataattaaactataaaatgtAATATACAATACCTTCTCATATtcaaaacacagttttacaagtTTTGTTTAATCATGCAGTTCTATATATCATATGATTCattatacaaaagaaaaaggcCATACGCAGAAGACCAATGACGTAATTAACATGAAATCCTCTAAAAAAGAAAAGCCTCAAAAGTTACAAAGGGACAATGGGAGCCAaggttttaaatgtttttataacgAAAATAAACATCTCTATATTAAACGCCTTCAAAAACTTATCAGCACAACCAATTAGACGATCAATCACATTTTTCATAACCGATAATCATATAAACTATTAACATACCTCAATTCAATATGGGCCGCATTGGATTTTCTTTAGTTGAACATCAAGTTTGTATTGGATCTGATGTGCCCGGGACGTTCCAACCCGCATATGAACGGAAGAAAATTTATACTCTTCTCTACTTTTGTTCCAAAATAAGTTAACTCACGAGGCTaacttttttttccttaatcACGGGTTATCTGGATCAAAGTTAAGTAATGTCCTAAGGAAGATATTACTGACGACTAATCTGACCTCTAATTTTCTAATGAAACATAATACATGACTTCATTTTCATCGGGCTATCTAACTTAGTTATAAGTCTCAGGCTATGAATTAATGATTAACCAAAGGTTgagaaaaacaaaactataaaGATGATAGAATTGCAACTGATTTCATTATCATGTAGAACCAATGTCTTGCTGAcaaaatttaacaaaacaaattgtAACAGAAAGTGAAATAATAAAATGGCagcagtatttttttttttggacaacggCAGCAGTATAATATGATATGAAACTATGCTTCAGGAACATTGAATGCAAATGAAGAGCCGGATGTTGCTCATGCATGGGGTACCCAAACGGCTTCATGGTTCATATTGTTAACACTTGTCACGCATTAGTTACTCTACCGACTCATACTCTACTGACTCACAGACTTGCTATTAAACTCCAATTCTTACCGTTTGTTGATAAAACAGAAcccaaaaaataattcaaatactaaaagaaaataaaaaaacagaaccaAGAAACATACCAGAAAAGAGTTGTTtcatcaaacaaacaaactgATCACATATcagaaacatataaaaaaaagcaagacactaaagaaaatatataaagaagatTGAAACATCATCGAAAAAGAATAGAAAAATCTTTAAAAGACAGGACTTCTTCAAGATACATAGCAACATGACGGACGCCCACACTGCCCGGACGATCGTTGGAATAATCGGTAAGTCCTCACAAAAATTAATCAAACATACATTTCATAGTGCAATCAACAAAAACAAACCTCgctaattaatgaaaaataagtaattaattattaactttattgatagttttttgggttatcatatatatgttcaGGAAACGTGATCTCTTTCGGCTTGTTCTGCTCTCCAATGTAAGCACATACTGTATTAGATATTCTTTGTTTCTGCATGTTGTCATAAACCATTACATgcaatgaaatatattttatatactatatgTGAAAACTATGCAGACCAACGATGATAAAGATATGGAAGATGAAGTCAGTGTCGGAGTTTAAGCCAGATCCGTACCTAGCCACGGTTTTAAACTGCATGATGTGGAGTTTTTATGGACTTCCTTTTGTCCATCCCGATAGTCTCCTCGTCGTTACCATTAATGGAACTGGTCTTTTCATGGAACTCGTTTATGTCactatcttcttcatcttcgctACCTCAGCTATCCGCGTAAGTTTCTAGTTCCTTAATGTGAATACGCATGCATGCACGTTAATGctctttttttgtaaccaaGAAAGATTTGAGATCCTTATTAGATGTCTTACATCATGAGTTATAACGGTCATCTACTCTAGAACTAACTTTCAGGTGTGAGTTAGATTCATTACTGATAATGGTTTCTAATAAGCGTATTTGATTTTATACAGAGAAAGATCACAATAGCTATGGTGGTTGAGTTGTTGATATTCATGTCAGTGGTGATCTTCTGCACATTGTACTGTTTGCATACAACAAAACAAAGGTCTATGCTTATTGGGATCATGTGCATTGTTTTCAATGTTATCATGTATGCTTCTCCTCTAACCGTCATGGTAAGCTATTATTCTTATTCATTTCTCTATAATATTAACTATTCTTGTATCCAAAGTGCGATCACTCTAACTTGTTAATGATTTGACTAATGAGATCATACAGAAGATTTGAAACCAACATACTAGCATGAATGAGCTAGAGTTAGAATACTCATGAACACGACTACAATAGTCTAGACTAATCACGGATATGCCAAGAAACGGTTTCTatcattgttttcttcttctttgttgtcTTGTGAACTAACATTTAATGTGTTTAATTAACGTGCAACAGAGACTTGTGATAAAGACAAAGAGCGTGAAGTACATGCCGTTCTTCCTGTCACTAGCCAGCTTCATGAACGGAGTCGTTTGGGTCATTTATGCATGTCTTAAATTCGACCCATATATTTTGGTAAACTTCCTTTTTCACCCCTATAATATGTTCAACTCAATTGTTATATCTTTTTATAGGCGCTAATATATTGGTCTGTTTCATGAAAAACAGATACCAAATGGCCTTGGATCCCTATCCGGATTAGTACAACTTATATTATACGCAACTTACTATAAAACAACGAACTGGAACGATGAAGATGGAGATAAAGAAAAGCGGTTTACTAATGCTGAAATCCAGCTTGACCGAGCTTGACACTTGCAGCTATGGATGGTAGTGTCCAGCTTCATCGTTAGGTTAAGAATTAGAATCAGAAGAGATGCTAATGAAGATACAAAAATGAAGAACGAGGAAGCCCCGAAGTTGTAAGCTTTTCTTGAGtaggaagaaagaaaaggatgtcacttttttttttgttggttggaAACTGAAATGATTATAATTTTGGCAAGTTGAATCTACGTAATTTGTTACAGTTATAGTAGTTTTATTAGATTATTTTGTACTCCTCCGTTCTtaaaagatagactttttagtattttcacgcatattaaaaaacacattaaactatcataataaatgtatcgttttctgtaattttcaataacttttaaccaatagtaactcagtaaaatcaattaatttttttaaaatttacaattttttcataaaaaacataaaaaatatcttTCTGACACAAACGTTTTTTCTAGAAAGTCTATTATTAATAGGGAGTAACATTTATGGAAGCTGTAAAAGAACCATAAGAAACTAGCACGTAATGATTCTTGCTGCTCCTTGTGTGATAAAAGTTTCAATATACTTAATAAGGTAAGCAACCACAATGACTGAGCTTTAATTGTGTAACAAGGGTTTGATTTATAACTATCATTAAATTAAGGTACGTACGTATAAGTTTCTTACAAGCAAACATCATTAAGTATTTGAGTTTCCTAGTTCCCTTCTTGTCCGATATGTTGATGTTCTGTTTCCTCTTGAATCTCTGTGATCTCCAATCTTCCTGATCCATCGCCACCAGATTCAGAGAACTTAGTGACCTTCTGCAACTCGTCGCTCACACCTGACTGGTCATCACTAGCAGCAGCTACTACTTCCTGGTCTATCTTAGCTTGTGGCTTAGGACGGCGAATGGCCTCGGCTGCTTCTGGCATAACAACTGGAGGTGGTTGCGGAGGAACCCATGATCGCTGCTTCTGGATAGCTGCTGGTTCCGTTGTACTTGTTTCGTTTCGGATACCGATGGAACGTGCCGTGCCGTTGTCTCATAACCGAAATCAGCAGATCTAGGGTTCTTCTGTTGCCACCATGGACCTTTGGAACTCTCGTCTTGAGGCGGTTGACCATAGTCCCATGGCTGATAATAGTAAGAGATCATGTGTAATCAAATCAGACCAAGATTCATCACAAAGAGTGTTTGTTTTAGATCAAAATTAAGTTTGTACCTTAGCTTTAGGAGCGATGCGAGGATTTGGTAGCTGTTGGTTTGGATTGGGTGGCATGTCGTTAATCTCCTGTGTTTCAGTGAAAGTGAGATCATTATGTCACAGAGAACTATAAGGTGAGTCCAAAAAtggtgcaaaaaaaaaataaactggtaTTTATTTTACCCGAATGTTTGAAGGCTTCTCTCCTCTCTGGATCATAGACATTATCTGCAACATAACCAGTTTTCAACACAATGTTACGAAGGTTAGTAAAGATTCATTATAAACCGCATGAGTCTGCAGCGAACTTTATAGGTTTCAGAACATTACATCCATGTATGACTTTGGATGAGGGGGCTGAGAAGAATCAGCTGGTGGTGCAGGAGGAGAAGTAGACCGTGCTgctattattaattagttagagAGAACCAATCTAATAAAATGCTAAAGAACAAAATGCACACCGAGCCAGCAGAGAGAGGGGGTAACCTGAACGCGTGTCATAATCAACGTTGCTGCCATTTGCATAGGGTCTCTGCATCACATATCAACGTGTTCTAAAATGTTACCAAAAGAGACTACATCAAGTTCAAGTGGAGATCATTCTTCTCTTTGGGGTGTTTTTGGTTTCAGATTCTCTTTCTATTCACTCATGCTCAATAAAAAAGTTGTTTTGGGTTTTATTTCTGTTTGTGGATCATTTACTCTATGCATCAAAGATTATTGCAAAACACTTCGACCAAACTCACCCTTTCTGCCGGAGTTTTGACCAAACCACTATAGACCTCTTGGTTAGCTGAATAAACTTTGGGGAGGTTGTTGGAGTTCCCTGAAAGTAAGAAGTAAAAACAGAGGATTACTCTTTAGATCAAGAAGCTTTGACAGTGGCTCTTAAGATCAACCAGAGGCAACTAGAACCTATATGGCTCTTGATAGGAATTAAGTTGtaactttttcaaaattaagatatgagtCTGGAGAATACAAAAAAGCTTGAACACTTACTTTCGAGATAACGGATATTATTGCTCAAGGACTTCATTTCTTGTACTTGGACGCCTAAGAGTTGCATCAACTCCTCAAAATTCTTCCTCTCTGACAGCAAGAAACAATGCACAAATTTGGTTTCAGTGGGAAAGGAAGAAACAAGAGTAGAAGTAGttacagaaagaaagaaagaaagaactaaCATCTACCTTCACTCTTGGTTTTCATCATTTCCTGACTAACCCTGGCTACATCAGAAGCAGCCGCCGAAGCAGCTTTGGCTGTAGCTACTGCTTCTTCAGCTAAGCTAGGTTTTGCATCAGCTTTCTCCAGAGGATCATTTTCTTCTTCCGACATAATCTTACGGACCCACGATTTTAATCTTGGGATAAGAGATCTCTGAAACAAAAACGAATCTGACTTCAGTACGATCTTGATTTTGTACAAGGAAACTAATACTACAAACTTGCACTCCACATAGAGGAATCAGTAAATTTCAGAAAGGAAGAAACAGCTTTCCAACACCCTAATAATCCAGATAGAAATGTATTGGTGGTCTAATAAACAGCTTTCCAACACCCTAGTCAAaatggagaatgaaacaatgaaTTACAAATGTGTTATGGCCTAACCATCTTATTCCTTACACAATCATCTTAACACTCTGCATATAAATGGACATAACAGAGGGGTTTGAGATCAACGGTACCTTGACAAAAACAGCAGTTCCAGCACCAGAAGCGGCTAATACTCCAACAGCAAGAACAGCATGGTACCAGCGAAAGCGAGAGCGCAAACTTGGAGGCGGAATCATAACAACGGGAGCAGGAGCATGCTGCACGGCTTGTATCTGCCCTTGCACCGCTTGCTGTCCATCTGTTCGTAACATAAGAATATCATAAACACACCTCCAATCAAGTCATCAAAGGAACATATATGTCTCAGCCTCAGGCTTATGTACCTTGACTGGTAACAGCTGTCTGCTCACTTGGTGATGGATCCTACATGATCAAGATATTTACAaaggtaaaaataataattccatATGATCAAAACAACAAGAAGCagtaaagaagagagagagctttTACAGGGACACGGCGGAAAGCTTCGTCAATCTCTTCCTTGGTGAGACCTTTCCTCTCAAGAAACGATCTTCTGTGAATCACAGGAGACCCTCTAACTCTCGGATGAGAAAGGAACTTGATAGCGTTCTCAACCTGATCCTCCCGTATCGGTTCAGAGTTCTTAAACACAGACTCCAGCTTTGCAGTTTCGCTAACTTCATTCGTAGCCTCTGTAACAACAACACAAGAAAGGCTCAACCTTTTCTAGGGTTTAGACACTTTAGTAACTCGTTcaattataaatagttttcGTGGGATCGAACCTGAAATCGAGGGGTTTTCATGGGTCTGCTGATGAGTTGCcatagcagcagcagcagctcaCCGACCTTCAGCGAATCCAAATCACAAGtgacaaagaagaagagacgAGTGATGTGAGAAGCGATCTTCTCCTCtcagagagaagaagaacaataaaacaaaaaggcgatgatgatgatgattaatCATCGAGGCGTTGCTCATATCGAGAGGCCTGAGACTTAATGGGCCTCAGATCAGATGGGCCTCGAAAACATTTTCTTAATACTTTTAAGAATAACTAGatttttgatccgcgcttttaaagcgcggtttttttttttaattgataaatatttagtaaatgtcacttttatatatttgtgttttattttataaaagacttaaaattttttttatatttatcgtatttcattttaaatgactatttatgtttaaaaaattaaactttatttctttaatgaattaagttggtataactctgataaattaattttattatctggttaatatttaataaaaaaaattatatacttttaataagatttatacttttcaatgaaaaactcaattttttatgaatgcttaaattatataagaaaagaaaaaaaaataataattaagaatagttgaaaaaaattatttgaacttcgACTCAATGgctccaaagaaaaaaaaatgtgagaattggatctgattttttaatcggTCCAAATGGCtcaagagagatctgatgtgggctggatccaaaaaaaaTAGCCCAATAtaaatgtgttattaatattagttGATTGcacttaatgaaacatgcaatgttagtaaaaaaaagaacatgCTAAGGTTAAAAAAAAGGATCATGCTTTAATAGTAGATGGTCGTTAATACAAAATtcgtaaattaataaaataatgattaaATCCTTTTTAAAATTAGTAACAATATTTGGTAACATATTCTAACAATAGTGAGGAAAACGtggttattataaaatttatccgATTTCTTAAAGACAGACTTTAACTTTGATAGATgagaatgaaataataaaagatGGACTGGATATATAACTATTTAAGCACTAATGTTTTGGCAGATTGAGAATGAATGTGTTATTtcattacactacaagaaaacacaagttttacgagggcagttttCCTCGTGATTTCGTCGTGAAAGCagtgttacgaggaattagcgagcgaggaaacccgtttcgtcgttatacgtttgtcgtaacgcatatatcctcgctaatCGTCGTAGCgtagcgaggaaataatttcgtcgtaaaagcgaagaagaatatttcgtcgtaaagaccacgtaaagcttccacgtaaggacgtcactaaattcctcgtaaatacctcgaaagccATTCCTCGTTAAAGCCACGTAAATAACTCGAAAGTAAATACTCGTAAAGTAAACGTAAATATCTTGATagctttcctcgtaaagaccacgtgaaTTTTCACGTCATTTCCTTGtaaacatttcctcgtaaaaacctcgttaagcttccacgtaaagaagtCGCAAAATAGCTACGAAATTActttgtttcattattt is a window from the Brassica napus cultivar Da-Ae unplaced genomic scaffold, Da-Ae ScsIHWf_1767;HRSCAF=2399, whole genome shotgun sequence genome containing:
- the LOC106364115 gene encoding bidirectional sugar transporter SWEET5, with the translated sequence MTDAHTARTIVGIIGNVISFGLFCSPIPTMIKIWKMKSVSEFKPDPYLATVLNCMMWSFYGLPFVHPDSLLVVTINGTGLFMELVYVTIFFIFATSAIRRKITIAMVVELLIFMSVVIFCTLYCLHTTKQRSMLIGIMCIVFNVIMYASPLTVMRLVIKTKSVKYMPFFLSLASFMNGVVWVIYACLKFDPYILIPNGLGSLSGLVQLILYATYYKTTNWNDEDGDKEKRFTNAEIQLDRA